The Arthrobacter russicus genome has a segment encoding these proteins:
- the nth gene encoding endonuclease III, which produces MAESRLALKRRARKINRLLAEAYPYAHAELDFRNPFELLVATVLSAQTTDVRVNQTTPALFARYPDALALAQAEPAALEELIRPTGFFRAKAKSLIGLAGRIVDEYDGEVPGSLAELVTLPGVGRKTANVVLGNAFGVPGITVDTHFGRLARRFGWTDSDDPVVVEAEVGELIEPADWTMLSHRVVFHGRRVCHARKPACGACVVAGLCPAYGMGETDPDRAKKLLKYELAPGNEALLAAMLADTAGAAELRQDFQRQVFRAQDVTPT; this is translated from the coding sequence ATGGCTGAATCCCGCCTTGCGCTCAAGCGCAGGGCCCGCAAGATCAATCGGCTGCTCGCCGAAGCGTACCCCTACGCGCATGCGGAATTGGACTTCCGGAACCCGTTCGAACTCCTGGTGGCCACCGTGCTTTCGGCGCAAACCACCGATGTCCGGGTCAACCAGACCACTCCGGCGCTGTTCGCGCGCTATCCGGATGCCCTGGCCTTGGCGCAGGCGGAGCCGGCAGCGTTGGAGGAACTGATTCGGCCCACCGGGTTTTTCCGGGCCAAAGCGAAATCGCTGATCGGCTTGGCGGGCCGGATCGTCGACGAGTACGACGGCGAGGTCCCGGGCAGCCTGGCCGAACTGGTCACGCTCCCGGGCGTGGGCCGGAAAACCGCCAACGTGGTGCTCGGCAACGCTTTCGGGGTGCCCGGGATCACGGTGGACACCCACTTCGGCCGATTGGCCCGCCGCTTCGGGTGGACCGATTCCGATGACCCGGTGGTGGTGGAGGCCGAGGTGGGCGAATTGATCGAGCCCGCGGACTGGACCATGCTTTCGCACCGGGTGGTGTTCCACGGGCGCCGGGTCTGCCACGCCCGCAAACCGGCTTGCGGGGCATGTGTCGTGGCCGGACTGTGCCCCGCTTACGGGATGGGCGAGACTGATCCGGACCGGGCCAAGAAACTGCTCAAATACGAGCTGGCGCCGGGCAACGAAGCGCTTTTGGCGGCGATGCTGGCGGATACCGCGGGTGCCGCGGAACTCCGGCAGGATTTCCAGCGGCAGGTTTTTCGCGCGCAGGACGTTACACCGACGTGA
- a CDS encoding TadA family conjugal transfer-associated ATPase: MKRGAEPVESAVGKGQAPDPELLERIRDDVLAQGRPFSSAGVASALRTSGRVLGTAGSFAAVARISAELSGLGPLQQLLADPELTDIFVNAPEQVWLQRGRGLEPSPVKFVGEAEVQALARRLISSAGKRLDEANPCADGQLPGGLRVHAVLPSVSGSGTLLSLRVHRMEPFDLPELVERGVLPPGAADLLRELIASGRNFLISGATGSGKTTLLNTLLGICGPQERLIVVEDTPELSPGHPHVLSLRSRVANVEGLGAVDLRQLVREALRMNPSRLIVGECRGAEIRELLTALNTGHGGAGTIHANGAADVPARLQALGALAEMSPQAVSLQAVSAIDVVLHMSNTASGRRLVHLGLLSLEEAQLGVQMAAAFSAEDVIPGPAWRKLQRRLAG; this comes from the coding sequence ATGAAGCGCGGGGCGGAACCGGTCGAATCGGCCGTCGGCAAAGGACAGGCCCCCGATCCCGAGCTGCTGGAGCGGATTCGGGACGATGTGCTGGCGCAGGGCCGTCCATTCAGCTCGGCCGGCGTCGCCTCGGCGCTGCGTACGAGCGGCCGCGTGCTGGGGACGGCAGGTTCGTTCGCTGCGGTCGCGCGGATCAGCGCCGAGTTGAGCGGATTGGGGCCGTTGCAGCAATTGCTGGCGGACCCGGAACTGACCGACATCTTCGTCAACGCCCCCGAGCAAGTGTGGTTGCAACGCGGGCGGGGGTTGGAACCCAGCCCGGTGAAGTTCGTCGGCGAGGCGGAGGTCCAGGCACTGGCCCGGCGATTGATTTCCAGCGCCGGAAAGCGCCTCGATGAAGCGAATCCGTGCGCGGACGGCCAATTGCCCGGCGGCCTCAGGGTCCACGCAGTGCTGCCATCGGTGTCCGGCAGCGGCACTCTGCTTTCGCTGCGGGTGCACCGGATGGAACCATTCGACCTGCCGGAACTGGTCGAGCGAGGCGTGCTCCCGCCCGGAGCGGCGGATCTGCTGCGCGAACTGATCGCATCGGGGCGGAATTTTTTGATCAGCGGCGCCACGGGGTCCGGAAAGACCACGCTGCTCAATACCCTCCTGGGGATCTGCGGTCCGCAGGAACGTTTGATCGTGGTCGAAGACACCCCGGAGCTTTCACCAGGGCATCCACACGTGCTTTCGTTGCGGAGCCGTGTCGCGAACGTCGAGGGCCTGGGCGCGGTGGATTTGCGGCAGTTGGTCCGCGAGGCCTTGCGGATGAATCCGAGCAGACTGATTGTCGGCGAGTGCCGCGGTGCCGAGATCCGCGAGCTGCTTACCGCACTCAACACCGGGCACGGCGGCGCCGGCACGATCCATGCCAACGGCGCGGCAGACGTTCCGGCCCGGTTGCAAGCCCTGGGAGCCCTGGCCGAAATGAGCCCGCAAGCGGTCTCGCTGCAAGCAGTCAGCGCCATCGACGTGGTCCTGCACATGTCGAATACCGCCAGTGGCCGGCGGCTTGTGCATCTGGGGTTGCTCTCCCTCGAGGAGGCGCAGTTAGGCGTCCAGATGGCCGCGGCATTTTCAGCCGAAGACGTGATTCCTGGGCCGGCTTGGCGGAAGTTGCAAAGGAGATTGGCCGGATGA
- a CDS encoding DUF4244 domain-containing protein, translated as MNQQCRDRAEEMRTEEVPASRSESGQTGRPGMSADVMPTFRTAPVEAEAGPERLSRSRELGMATAEYAIATLAAVGFAGLLVVILRSDEVRGFLLGLIRNALSIG; from the coding sequence ATGAACCAGCAATGCCGAGACCGGGCCGAAGAAATGCGGACCGAAGAGGTGCCGGCCAGCCGTTCTGAATCGGGCCAAACCGGACGGCCAGGCATGTCCGCCGACGTGATGCCGACCTTCCGTACGGCGCCGGTCGAGGCGGAAGCCGGCCCGGAACGGCTTTCGCGAAGCCGGGAACTGGGCATGGCGACCGCCGAATATGCGATCGCGACCTTGGCCGCGGTGGGCTTCGCCGGATTGCTCGTGGTGATCCTGCGCAGCGACGAAGTCCGCGGGTTCTTGCTCGGCTTGATCCGCAACGCTTTGAGCATCGGATGA
- a CDS encoding bifunctional 3'-5' exonuclease/DNA polymerase gives MYILLASGPEAGQACLLLLDAAGQPAAEPRIVARPDLSDAVSALERRNRPRWVWQRAQAWYPELLSAGVTVERCHDLSLCQAILAAAESTAGTGYPREVPPAAEPFEPRGLVDPAQDSLFEAATGARGAGPEELLAEFRAQLQAIRASTRPARLQLLLAAESAGALVAAEMQHTGVPWRADLHEKLLVEALGPRPPGTQRPAKMEALAAQLREKLGVATVNPDSPQELLRALHRAGIEAKSARSWELQEIDHPAIEPLLAYKKLSRLFSANGWFWLDQWVRHGRFRPEYVVGGVVSGRWASRGGGALQIPKQVRAAVHADPGHKLIVADAAQLEPRVLAALAQDSKMAEAAQSSDLYAGIAAQGFGGDRAKAKVALLGAIYGATTGESGRLMPQLARTYPRAVGLVEEAARAGERGEVVSTFLGRSSPPPSAAWRTAQQTTNEQEQRWADNLARSRGRFTRNFVVQGSAAEWASCWLAELRRALRSRPELGAELVFFLHDEVMVHCPETHVAQVSTLIAEAAQSAKDLIYGRAPINFPVTLAVVDHYDEAK, from the coding sequence ATGTACATCCTGCTGGCCAGCGGCCCGGAAGCCGGGCAGGCCTGCCTGCTCCTGCTGGATGCCGCAGGCCAGCCCGCAGCAGAACCGAGGATCGTTGCCAGGCCGGATCTGTCCGATGCCGTTTCCGCGCTGGAACGCCGGAACCGACCGCGCTGGGTGTGGCAACGGGCCCAGGCCTGGTACCCGGAGCTGCTTTCGGCCGGAGTCACCGTGGAACGCTGCCATGACCTCTCGCTGTGCCAGGCGATCCTGGCCGCGGCCGAATCCACCGCGGGCACCGGGTATCCGCGCGAAGTCCCGCCGGCCGCCGAACCGTTCGAACCCCGCGGCCTGGTCGACCCGGCCCAGGACAGCCTCTTCGAGGCCGCGACCGGAGCCCGCGGGGCCGGGCCGGAGGAGTTGCTTGCGGAATTCCGCGCCCAACTCCAGGCAATCCGCGCTTCCACCCGACCGGCCCGCCTGCAACTGTTGCTGGCCGCGGAATCCGCAGGCGCCCTGGTCGCCGCCGAAATGCAGCACACCGGCGTCCCGTGGCGCGCTGATCTGCACGAAAAACTACTCGTAGAAGCTCTGGGCCCGCGGCCTCCAGGCACCCAACGGCCCGCGAAGATGGAAGCCCTGGCCGCGCAACTGCGGGAAAAGCTCGGCGTGGCCACGGTGAACCCCGACTCGCCGCAGGAGCTGCTGCGGGCCCTGCACCGGGCCGGCATCGAGGCGAAAAGCGCACGCAGCTGGGAATTGCAGGAGATCGACCACCCGGCGATCGAACCTTTGCTCGCCTACAAGAAACTCTCCCGGCTGTTCAGCGCGAACGGCTGGTTCTGGTTGGACCAGTGGGTCCGCCATGGCCGGTTCCGTCCGGAATACGTGGTCGGCGGGGTGGTCTCCGGACGCTGGGCGTCCCGCGGCGGCGGCGCGCTGCAAATTCCGAAACAGGTCCGCGCCGCGGTGCACGCGGATCCGGGCCACAAGCTCATCGTCGCCGATGCCGCCCAGCTGGAACCGCGGGTGCTGGCCGCGCTGGCCCAGGATTCGAAAATGGCCGAAGCAGCGCAGAGCAGCGATCTGTATGCCGGAATCGCGGCACAGGGATTCGGCGGCGATCGGGCCAAGGCCAAGGTCGCCCTGCTCGGCGCGATCTACGGTGCCACCACCGGGGAATCCGGGCGGTTGATGCCGCAGTTGGCCCGAACCTATCCCCGGGCGGTCGGTTTGGTCGAAGAGGCGGCAAGGGCCGGTGAGCGCGGCGAGGTGGTCAGCACATTCTTGGGCCGCAGCTCGCCGCCGCCCTCCGCGGCCTGGCGCACCGCGCAACAAACCACCAACGAGCAGGAGCAACGATGGGCGGACAACTTGGCCCGCTCGAGGGGACGGTTCACCCGGAATTTCGTGGTCCAGGGTTCGGCCGCGGAATGGGCCTCCTGTTGGCTCGCCGAGCTGCGCCGGGCGCTGCGTTCGAGGCCCGAACTCGGCGCGGAACTGGTGTTTTTCCTGCACGATGAGGTGATGGTGCATTGCCCGGAAACCCACGTCGCCCAGGTCAGCACGTTGATCGCCGAGGCAGCGCAATCCGCCAAGGACCTGATCTACGGTCGGGCTCCGATCAACTTCCCGGTGACGCTCGCCGTCGTCGACCATTACGACGAGGCCAAATAG
- a CDS encoding NUDIX hydrolase, whose protein sequence is MNAYQDLKALAQRSAAGIIPAMRDEIRDSLPDPALARQASVLVLFGSGSSGPAYSADPEDCDVLLVERAATLEDHPGQIGFPGGGVEPQDADVIAAALREAVEETGLDPAGVEILGQLPQTALAVSNFAVTPVLAWWRAPSPVFAVDLAESARVFRAPVRELLDPSLRRMAAVHRGRSTFRSPAFLVQDTVVWGFTGGILNKLFDELGWSRDWDRNQEMLAPL, encoded by the coding sequence GTGAATGCATATCAGGATTTGAAAGCGCTCGCGCAACGCTCAGCGGCCGGCATAATCCCGGCGATGCGGGATGAAATCCGGGATTCCCTGCCGGATCCGGCGTTGGCCCGGCAAGCTTCGGTGCTGGTGCTTTTCGGCTCCGGCAGCAGTGGACCGGCCTATTCCGCGGACCCGGAGGACTGCGATGTCCTGCTGGTGGAGCGGGCGGCGACCTTGGAGGACCATCCGGGCCAGATCGGTTTCCCCGGCGGCGGTGTGGAACCGCAGGATGCCGATGTGATTGCGGCAGCATTGCGCGAAGCGGTCGAGGAGACCGGGCTGGACCCGGCCGGCGTCGAAATTCTGGGCCAATTGCCGCAGACCGCACTGGCGGTCAGCAATTTCGCGGTGACCCCGGTGCTCGCCTGGTGGCGGGCGCCGTCGCCGGTCTTCGCCGTCGACCTGGCGGAGTCCGCCCGGGTGTTCCGGGCCCCGGTCCGCGAGTTGTTGGACCCCAGTTTGCGCCGGATGGCCGCAGTCCACCGGGGCCGGAGCACCTTCCGCAGCCCGGCGTTCCTGGTTCAGGACACCGTGGTGTGGGGCTTCACCGGCGGCATTCTGAACAAGCTGTTCGACGAACTCGGTTGGAGCCGGGATTGGGATCGCAACCAGGAGATGCTGGCTCCGCTCTGA
- the ssd gene encoding septum site-determining protein Ssd → MNGGAKRGRIPDWTPRSFAPVCLLSGIPALRELAAGIVTAAGTDLVDGLPAGSAASAVSAVLIGPDLLAGVQGHRAMVERRACPRILIGIADEGHPDLWQLAAKADIDHVVPLPEGAAWLAEFLNSLQSAPELGRTISIVGGHGGAGASTTAALLALRSAAAGHRTLLIDGDPWGPGIEYALSAEPAPGLTWSDLRQSSGTLSPIQFSAALPQSAGCDVLGFGRIRTGAGESAGPHGPGLASDVVLAALEAASRAFELVLVDVGRSTGTVELFAPQSDLFICQSTAGLTGLLAVRKLLPALPASTRLVVRRPLPEGLDAQLAADSAGLPLLGEFPLLRGVGRIADRGALPELVNHRGVRRLFGALSAALGTAAR, encoded by the coding sequence ATGAACGGTGGAGCAAAGCGGGGACGCATTCCGGACTGGACGCCGAGGTCGTTCGCGCCGGTTTGCCTGCTCAGCGGCATTCCGGCGCTACGCGAGTTGGCTGCCGGGATTGTCACTGCTGCCGGGACTGATCTGGTCGATGGTCTGCCGGCGGGTTCGGCGGCTTCGGCGGTCTCCGCGGTGCTGATCGGGCCGGATCTGCTCGCCGGCGTGCAGGGGCACCGGGCGATGGTCGAGCGCCGCGCCTGCCCGAGGATCCTGATCGGCATCGCAGACGAGGGGCATCCGGACCTCTGGCAACTCGCGGCGAAGGCGGACATCGACCATGTGGTGCCATTGCCGGAAGGAGCCGCTTGGCTGGCCGAATTCCTGAACAGTCTGCAATCGGCTCCGGAACTTGGCCGGACGATCAGCATCGTGGGCGGCCACGGGGGAGCCGGAGCCTCGACCACCGCGGCTCTGCTGGCCCTTCGTTCGGCCGCAGCGGGGCACCGGACGTTGCTGATCGATGGGGACCCCTGGGGGCCGGGCATCGAGTACGCGCTGTCGGCCGAACCGGCTCCGGGGCTCACCTGGTCCGATTTGCGGCAGAGCTCCGGAACGCTCAGCCCGATTCAGTTCTCGGCGGCCCTGCCTCAGTCGGCAGGCTGTGATGTTCTGGGGTTCGGCCGGATTCGCACCGGGGCCGGCGAATCGGCCGGGCCGCACGGCCCGGGGCTGGCTTCCGACGTCGTCCTGGCGGCTCTGGAGGCTGCTTCACGGGCTTTCGAGCTGGTGCTGGTCGACGTCGGCCGCTCGACCGGAACGGTAGAGCTGTTCGCTCCGCAGAGCGATCTCTTTATCTGCCAATCGACCGCCGGACTGACCGGGCTTTTGGCAGTGCGAAAGTTGTTACCGGCCTTGCCCGCCTCGACCCGGCTGGTGGTGCGCCGGCCGTTGCCGGAAGGTCTGGACGCGCAATTGGCCGCCGACTCGGCCGGCCTTCCGCTGCTGGGCGAATTCCCGCTGTTGCGCGGCGTCGGCCGGATCGCCGATCGCGGAGCATTGCCCGAACTGGTCAACCACCGGGGCGTCCGGCGGCTGTTCGGAGCCCTGTCGGCCGCGCTCGGGACGGCGGCGAGATGA
- a CDS encoding type II secretion system F family protein, producing the protein MNLLVFGCGLLGVLLLFSPTAGDRAFRPAAARPKEPDGVQDLPLLLDLLAALLAAGLPLDRSLRELGAICSRSLGGSLAMVGAALGLGSEWSAAWRGILNAAPLRALVDLERSTRLLALTGAPSAVLLRAEATRLRQERQRELQRRAAALGVKLVLPMGLCALPAFMLLGVVPVLIALLPG; encoded by the coding sequence ATGAATCTCCTGGTTTTCGGTTGCGGCCTGCTCGGGGTGCTTTTGCTCTTTTCCCCGACGGCGGGCGACCGGGCTTTCCGGCCGGCAGCCGCCCGACCCAAAGAGCCCGACGGCGTACAGGATTTGCCCCTGCTGCTGGATCTTTTGGCCGCCCTGCTGGCCGCCGGTCTGCCCCTGGACCGGAGCTTGCGGGAACTCGGCGCAATCTGCAGCCGGTCCCTGGGCGGCAGCTTGGCTATGGTCGGCGCAGCCCTGGGTCTGGGCTCCGAATGGTCGGCCGCGTGGCGGGGAATCCTGAATGCGGCGCCATTGCGGGCCCTCGTGGACTTGGAGCGGTCAACTCGGCTTTTGGCCTTGACCGGTGCGCCGTCTGCCGTATTGCTCCGGGCCGAGGCAACCCGATTGCGCCAGGAGAGGCAACGAGAACTGCAACGCCGTGCGGCAGCGCTGGGGGTGAAACTCGTGCTGCCGATGGGGCTCTGCGCATTGCCGGCCTTCATGTTGTTGGGCGTTGTGCCGGTGCTGATCGCGCTGCTGCCCGGATAA
- a CDS encoding TadE family type IV pilus minor pilin — MKLPPRRAGERGSATAELAVLFPVLLLLLGFLLFSAQTAVAQMRLEDAARAAAREAARGAAAEAVDSVARRLGGADANVVVRREGGFLEVEVGSRLAGPFGDLLGNQLKAKATTRAEDSEAPGAMP; from the coding sequence ATGAAGCTGCCACCGCGGCGGGCCGGTGAACGAGGTTCGGCAACGGCTGAATTGGCGGTGCTTTTCCCGGTTCTGCTTTTGCTGCTGGGTTTTCTGTTGTTCAGCGCGCAGACCGCAGTGGCCCAAATGCGTTTGGAAGACGCGGCCCGTGCCGCCGCCCGGGAAGCGGCGCGCGGCGCCGCGGCGGAGGCTGTCGACTCGGTGGCCCGCCGGCTCGGCGGCGCCGATGCCAACGTCGTGGTGCGCCGCGAAGGCGGGTTCCTCGAGGTCGAGGTCGGCAGCCGATTGGCCGGTCCGTTCGGGGACTTGCTGGGCAACCAACTCAAAGCCAAAGCCACCACCCGGGCCGAGGATTCCGAGGCGCCCGGAGCGATGCCATGA